cttttatgtcttatgggaggggccaatcatctccaagacttactcccgagtcgaccctgttttcctaattgttcttgccttctggcagctctgcgcatgcgcacactgggaacaggctcccactgttcgtctgcctcactgatgtcagactccagaggcagcaaataactaccagatggccttggtcccctctctgcctccgacgcagagccctcatcagagccttccccagactccaggactggcccatgttcctccccaacctcctcactgcccgaatctgctgccagctacaGTATTCTGTATGCCTTTGATATTGGAATGGGATTTGAACTCCCAACCCTGGGAGCAAAATCTATAGGCAATGATGATGTGATGACATAGATGGTTTGCTTCATAGGTTTGGGCTAACCTATACTGGTTTAAGTATACTTCCTTTCAGCTAATCTCACAcacttcatagcaatagcactcaaacttatatactgcttcacagtgctttacagctgtctTTAAGACTCAGCCTatggccctcaacaatctgggtcctcattttactgacctcagaacgatggaaggatgaatcaatcttgagccggtcagaatcaaatCGCTGGCAGCCATCAGAATTACCCTGCAATACcgcagtctaaccactgtgccatcatggctcgctcattctctctctctctctctctctctcatcaaaatagcacttagacttatataccgcttcgcagtaCTTTACAACtttctctaagcagttgacaagagtcagcctgttgcccccaacaatctgggtcctcgttttaacgacctcagaatgatggaaggctgagtcaaccttgagcctggtgagattcgaattgtATTTTTTTAGAAGTTATATTTAACCCCAATCTCCAAAGGAGAAAGcgaaagacagacagatattgaAAAGCAGGGCTCCTCTTAAGAAGAAtgatcttgccaggaaaacttaCCTGGGGCTGGGATCACAGTCTCCAGATGCGTCTGATCAAGTTTGAGCTTATCTCCAGAATTGGTCAATTTCACAACTGCTGTGTACTTgtcaattacctcctgtaacatCAATTACACATGCATTAAATGGAAGGAAGAattcattactattattcttgAATTGTCAGAAAGTACTCACGGACTGGATCTGTTGTAGAAAGACATGAAACCATAAATTTACACTTCATGATGCAACAAACAAGCCATATTATGCATTAGCATGTTGTGAGAACCAGGTCATCCTATTTAAGCTatgaaggtagtcctcaacttacgaccacaactggatGTGACACTTCTGCTGAGAAGCGATGGGGTGGTTATGTAAGTTGCATTCAATTTAATGGCCGTTTGTtgtgttgctaagcaaatcaacatggttgttaagtgaatcctgcagtcGTTATGTGAATCCTGCTTCTCCCTCATCGACTTAagcttgttggaagccaattCGGAAGGTCGAAATGGagatcacaggtagtcctcgacctacaaccacaattgagcccaacatttctgttgttaagtgagacgtttcttaagtgagttttgccccatttacaatctttcttgttaagtgaatcactgctgtcgTTAAGTtagttaacatggttgttaagtgaatctggctttcccattgactttgcttgtcaggcaaTCGCAAAAGGGGGATCAAATGACCCCGGGGAtattgcgaccgtcataagtatgaaccagtggccaagcatctgatcaCATCattctggggatgctgcaaaggttcgtaactgtgaaaaagcatcctaaatcacatttttcagtggtgttgtaactttggacagtcactaaacagactgtcgtaagtcgaggactgcctgtaaataCATGCGGATTGCCAAGGGCCCAATTTTTGACCACGTGATGCTGCAAgagtcataagtgcgaggactcCTCTTAAGCCGAGGATTATCTATAATATTCGTTGTTTTGGCTTTTCATGTTGCCCGAATGTTTTGGTTGGCCCGCCGCGGTTAATTGACTAAACCGTCGCACAGTCCAAAGAACAAGACGGCCCTTCAGCTCTTCTAATCAAGCTATAGAGTTTAGTATGCGGGATACTGGTGCTCTTTACATGtcctgaacttcaattcccagcatgctTAGCCAGCGGGAACAGTCCATTGGGAAGGGGGggaggtgttctgacccagccttcgcAGGTAACCCCTTTTTGGTAACAGGTCAGGAACAGTTTTCTATTCGCATCAAACTTAATTAGTCCCAACAGACCTGGGTTTAGCCAAGAAATTTGAATTTGCCTGCTGTATACTAAAAAAATATGGTTGTTTGTGACAATTGGACACTCCCAAACCCCTTCTATTTATCTTTCCCAGCCAGGAAAGGGCTGGCTGGCATCTGCTTCTGTCTTTCCCTGAGAGCCGGCTTATTGatttcctttgctctcctctcctctctatgcATACAAGCATCTGAGATGGGCCTCATCTGTTCCTACCCTTCAGCTCAGGCGCTGAAGACAGCTGCCTCTTCACCTGTGGGAGGACCGAAGGCCCAGGCTCTGATGTTGTTTCCTTATTAGACCTTTCAAAGGCTCTGAAGCTGGCCCGGGCCCTCCCTCAATCTCCTCCTCGACTCTACAGCTATCTCTGCTGGCAACGGAGGGGCCACAACAGGGCCCCATAAGGGCTCCTGAAGCACCaacgctggaggcttttaagaagagattggacaaccgattgtctgaaatggtgcagggttttcctgcttgagcagggggttggactggaagacctccaaggtcccttccaactctgttattcttcccATCCTCCCTTGGAATATTTTCATTTACACCTGCTCCGAGCACCCTAAGACTTGTCCCTCTCTATGGCTAACATTTTTGGAAGGGCGGATAAAAGGCTCTGCACTCACCTTAACGACGGCTTTTTTTTTATAGTATTTCTCGCCAAGTTTCTTGGTTATGATTTTGACCACAATTTCCTGGAAAAAGAGATCGGGGTTAATGACAGGCAAAAGGAGATCTCACCTGCTTTCTGCGGTTCATTCTTTCTGCAATAAGATAAAAATTGAGTGCAGTGTTAAGGTTTAGACCCGGAAATGAAGTTTGTTCTTGTAaatgggaaggagaagagagtCTCCTATAAAAAACCCAAAaggtcagaaaaaaaaatacatgttccTTAATTTTCCAGTTTTCCAAAAGCAGGGATTTTGCTGTTGTTATTGCTGTCAGAACTAATCCTTCCATCTATCCAGCACCCGATGAAGTTTCCTGGATGAGGAGCGAAACCTTTCAAGGAAAAACTCAAAagagtttttttccttgaagaggtttcgcctctcatctaagaagcttcatcGGGTTCTGGATAaatggttgccttttgaaaaagcattttggggATAACCAGGACctagatggctgagaatctccacagacatgatTGCTGTGCTGATTCTTCTTTGTCTAAGCATCCTAAATATTATAACTCAAATAATACAGGTACTCCtccgcttaacaaccacaactgggGGTAGAgttttccgttgctaagcaacacGGTTGTTGAGTCATCCCggatttttacatacttttttttggggggggggagcagggctgttaagtgaatcactgcagttgttaagaaaaaaaatcatgcggTCGTTAAATGAGCCTGGCTTCCCTCCACTGACTTTTGCTTGTGGGGAAGATCGCAAATGacgatcatgtgaccctgggaaacagtcataagtacatgtcagttgccaagcgccaaAATTCCGATCACGTACAATAACTGTGAGGataaagacttattgttatttgatagataatgatgaattcaaggaaataaggattgttacaaacgaaagaatattaatggtaatttgaacacataatgctcaacgacagcgaaatattcagttatgtttaatgcaaaaccagtgttgttgtttttaatcttaagaattgatgcacaaaaacttgcaACCAAACGAAATGCTTGAtgaaagttttgttttgtatgtgttgttttgttttttctttaagaaaaagaatatatatatatgtgtgtgtgtgtgtgtgtgtgtgtgtgtatgtgtgttgtatttgtgctgataaataaagggagactagtatagatctatttcaagctatttagctctcatcagctagccatacccttactgggattcaatcctgggctgtattacatattaggcagatgtgttaaccactaagccacaaggttctcctcctttatcagctgagccagggaaataggtatgtatttagtgtcacaacccctggtatgcccaaatatgggaggaagcagactgcttcctttctctgtctattggctcgtcacaagagaccatccagacagaatatATATAACTGTGAGGATACcatgatggttgtaagtgtgaagactggttgtaagtcacttttctcatgGCCATTttactgaacggtcactaaacaaatggtcataagtcgaagtcTACCTGTAGTATGCCAGCTAAACAGAAACCTGATAGAGATAAATCGAAACTGAGGGAAAACACCCTTCTATCTGAACATGAGGGAAGATAGCACTATAAACGTTACAGGGGATACGTAAAAAATCTACCCACTTACTCCCAGAAACTACATCATGACAGATTCTGGACAATCGCTTGGATACTTACAGGTTGCAACCAGTAGTCCGTTCGGGCagactttttcttctcttcttcaaactaggagaaattaaaaaaaaaaaaaaaccacacgtATTAGTTCAATTCAGCCTTGCAGGTAAGATCAACTAGAGATAATATCCGGAAGATATCCTACCATACTAAAAACTTTTAAATAATGAATTTTGTGGCTTCCAGAAAAATCAGAAGTAACTGGAACATTGagattatatttttaatgataggtaaaggtttcccacgtgcatgcatgctagccgttcctgactctagggggcggtgctcatctctgtttcaaagccgaagagccatcgctctccgaagacgtctccctggtcatgtggctggcatgactcaacgccgaaggcgcatggaacgctgttaccttcccaccaagggtggttcctatttttctacttgcggtttttacgtgctttcaaaaaGCTAGGTCGGTAGCAGCTGGGACAaatcatgggagctcactccgttatgtggcgctagggattcgaaccgccaaactaagaaaatggcaaaaataaaGTCAACAGCTAGTAAATCGTTCACTTGTCTACATTGGTTGAATCTCACTTTGAATCTTACATCCCATCTGGGCATCCTTTTAAAGGATGATTCATACTTAAGAccgttgctatgtcccaaggtcatgtgatccctttttgcaaccttctgacaagcaaagtaagaATGCCACAATCTAGTTACGGTAATACGAGGATCTCTCTctatatacataattttgtatttatctaTCTTGTCATGTTTATGCAGTGTATATTGGGGGGTGGTGactctttgagagctgcatgcaatgaaatttcattttaatgtatgccgattagtgtacattcaaagtgacaataaagttattattctattctatcattaaGAACAAGGgacccggtggctcagtgactaagaggctgagcttgtcgatcagaaaggttggcagtttggcggttcgaatccctagcgccgcataacagagcgAGCTCCCATGACTGGAACGTCtggaaggaaacaaccaagctcagagggcaccaaggacccacaCAGTCCTCctgtcctcctcttctccacaaaccccattctcATCTAGCGCTGATggcgttacctagctgggtcatgaaacgtctggaagaaaacgaccaagctcagggagcaccgaggaccccacagATGTTCTCTGGTTATCTCCCATCCCCCGCCCATTGTCCCTGCTCGTAATAATCACCAAGCAGAATGTATCAGTAACTGGATCTCCACCACACCTCTATGATCTCATCAAGGgcagatttcttcttcttcttctccttaatTTGCTTTGACGTCAGAGGGGTTTCTTTCCGCTTAAGGGGGAGCAGCGTTCCTGACGGCTTCAGCACGGTGGGGCCAAGCAAGCTGGAGAAAACAGACCAGGATTAATAGTTGCGGGGGGCCTGTCCAGATGTGAGGACGTGACTTTCCTtagtccccccacccccccgataGGTGTCTttttacaagaggcaactggtttttcatccaagaagcttcttcagctctgactggatggtgggaatggaaagattgatactccttgcagaacagctggtcatttgcatccttttagagggtccttgaagcacttggaggtttatctctgtcctcagggtcacctgagtggtgcaaatggttcctgtagtctgtgattttttccctctggaaatccattaaTACGCCCACGCTATTCCAAGGGTGTCCAGGCCAAAATGCATGGCTAAattctatggaggttctcagtcgtCCAAGAagcttgtcccaaaagtgctttttttttcaggaggcaactggactttctgtgttttttttttgaagacgtttcacttctcatccaagaaacttcgtCAGTTCTGACTGAAGGGTGGAAGAGGGATGAATAAACCTGCAAACGGCCTCAACTGGGTGGCAAATGGGTGTGGGGCCTTCTTGGAAGTGTCAATTTATGTCAagagaggccatctatgtcaaaattgagcagccctccctcaacagagggggagggatacaacatcatctatctccagtcccTTCAACCGTTCTGAGAAGGCTTTATAcctatttgcaccactcaggtgaccctgaggactgagataaacctccaagtggcttcgAGGACCCtcgaaaaggatgcaaatgaccggcTGCTTGCatttggtctataagatgcaTTCCATgctcttttgggagggggggaaggtgcgccttatactctgaaaaatacggtagtcctcTAGTATGGAAAATGGCTTAAGACTTCCTTCTTGAGGCAAAGGATAACATGAACGCAGGGGGCCTGAGCTGGGTCGGATTCAGATGAGAGTCAATTGCTCTCCTTACCCGGTTcttggggaagggagaaggagacaaGAAATTTTCAGAAGCCGCGCACCAGCCCTCTGAGggtttttacaggtagtcctcaatttacgacaattcatttagtgaatgaCGTTACAACCAACCATAATACTTGCCTGCTTTTGGGTTGTTGTGCTGAAGCAGCTGATGTGCACGCGCCTTTGTTCAAATTGAAGGTcactaaaagagaaaaaaaaaacaaataccgtatttttcggagtataaaatgcaccaaggttttgaaaaggcaaattaaaaaaaaagtttttgcactctgcaaacctcccccaaaccatccgttttttgtgaaaacgggcacATTTTTTGTCTCAAaaaaagcctttaggaggctggtagagtgctcctggagggaagcccccccccccccaaatgagcaaaaaaatggcccgtttttccgcaaaaaaaaaattgtcaaaaaaattgcatgcatagcctttaggaggcttatagagtgctccagggggctgggggggaagaggcaaaattgagcaaaaaccggcccgctttttgctcatttctgccctccccagtctccaggaccactctgaaagcctcctaaaggctatgcatggccattttggtgaagggggaggatTTCTGGAGGcgaaaaaaaattctgtattcagtgtataagacgcactcagattttcagcctcttttttaagggaaaagggtgcgtcttatactccgaaaaatacggtagatcacTCATTTCTTTTGTACCACATATGGGGTTATGGGGTTTGTGGGcggagtggcctagaggtggagctcttgcctcccaattagaaggctgtgagtttgatcctaggtaagaggcagatatttctctttctggccACAATGAGaacatatctgctgaacaaaactctgcattggcgacaggaagggcatctggccattaaaactctctgcctgctccattcctttacccagactccaccctgtaAGGGATTATGGGctcgttaaaagaggatgatgggGTTTGCGGACACAGACACACAAGGAAAAGGAGGAATGTGGGGCCCCtggtgctctgtgagctgggttgttttctggctgacattccatgacccaactaggtaacatcatcagtgctagatgggaTAGTGTGCCTTTTGGATTATAGCCCATCCCGCCCTTACGTTGCCACTTGATGTCGCCATTCCTGTCTCacacaggattgggataaattgatacgggttatcagctagttaacgTAATAATTTTGGGGTCCTGTTTTAGGACCTGAATGATCAAGTCTCCATGAATCTTAGACCGCGAACCTTATCGATTTCCCACTTGTAATAATTTAcctttttcttcctcattttctCTGTTTAGTTCAGTAAAGACTGGCTCTTCCTGCAATGACAAAAAAGAACCGTCTAAGGATTGTGGAGCCAACAGGAAAGCACAGACATCACATCACAAAGTTGGCTTCGTCGCAACCAACAAGAAATTAATAAAAGTTTGAAAGGCCAAACGCTCTTGGGAATAAATCTAGAGGTCGAGGGGCGGTCGAGGGTCTGAATTATAGcaggaaaaacacacacatactctcaacactggaggtttttaagaagatgttggataaccatttgtctgaagtgatgtaaggCTTCTtgactaggcagggggttggactagaagacctccaaggtcccttccaactctgttattctattctattcaaatccATTGTAGAAAGCAGCATCTGCTAGACACATTAAGCTACTAATCTTATCTGATGATCCACTTTGCTGATCCTGACTCTCTCATCCACATaatgcaggtggtcctcaacttacaaccacatttgtttagtgactgttcaaagttacaacggcactggaaaaaaaagggagCTTTCGACACAACCGTCAccgcatccccaaggtcacgtgatcaaaattcagatgcttggcacggTTGCAGGTCCCACGATcccttttctgacaagcaaagtcaaatccccttaacaaccgtgttactatctGAACaattgcggtgattcacttaacaactgcagccgggacggtcgtaaaatggggcaaatttaacaactgtcttgcttagcaacagaaattttgggctgaattgcgGTTGTAATTCGAGaactacctaccgtattttttggagtacaagacgcacctttttccctcagaaaagaggctgaaaatctggatgagtcttatacactgaatacagcaatagcaatagcagttcgacttatataccgcttcatagggctttcagccctctctaagcggtttacagagttcagcatatcgcccccacagtctgggtcctcgtttcacccacctcggaaggatggaaggctgagtcaacctttgagccggtgagatatgaaccgccgaactgcagataacagtcagctgaagtggcctgcagtactgcactcttaaccactgcgccacctcgactcttacagcatttttggcctcctgaaaccccgtctcctttgcaaaaatggccgtgcacagcctttaggaggcttccagagtgctcctgggggctggggagggcaaaaatgaacaaaaaactggttgttttttgctcatttttgccccctcccagcccacaggaacactgtcagcctctgttttgctgcttgcttttcggctgccattgaaacggggagtggaggggcatggtatttgggtgtgggaaatattctgcgcaggagagactgtaagaaaggagttgttctcaccatcgactgcgcatgtggcagggagaggagtttcccaccaaggccaactgtctggcatacctacctgatgatttttgaagatgtctcccacatgacacctgtggagtcattggattggactatggactggggttaccaaggggaggagaatgggtcacatattgatatctatgtttGCGTGCGCTTTtgtctcagatccagctttgcttagctactatttacttataaccagtaaaagtactcttaattctgcaaaatggagttgagcggtttctttcttggttatcaAGTGAAGCAGTCCTGACAAGCACTCTACGAGCCTCCTAAAggccgtgacctgtcaaaaccgcgctcgactaaaccgcgtcgctgacgtcatcaacaggacaacagccagtgcggagaaagaagggcgctttaaatagcactttgaaagcaagccgattcagcttaaggtaagggttaggtttagggttaggttaagggttagggttaggtttagggttaggttaagggttaggtttagggttagggttaggtttaggggggttaggtttaggtttaaattttaggtttagggtttacagcgtgcgtctgtctccgcgctgttgttgccctgttgatgatgtcagcggtgcagtttagtcgagcgcggttttgtcggtgaaccctaaaggctatgtatgcccccccttttttttgacaaaaaacaggcccgttttcatgaaaaaatgggccatttttgggaggtctgcagagtgcaaaaacttttttaaaatttgcctcttcaaaaatctcggtgcgtcttatactcaggtataaatatggtgtatggagagcagaagagccaataactgggtttttttccccccctttggtagttgatggtaagatgaattgatgtaattacttaataatacaacatattgactatgtaatagtatacatgtgattatatgctatgaaaatggaaaataaaaattttctatgcaaaatctcggtgcgtcttatactccgaaaaatacggtatgcgaAATTTCCAAACAAGGCTCTGAGAATATCAAGATGGCCATCCCCCTGGGCTCACCTGATCTTTTCCCTCCAAGCCCCTCCTGACTTGCTGTTCGATGAATCTGGCCGTTTTCTCTTCATCGTCCAagtcctgttttttcttcttctcctgttCCTGCTGCCGACGGATGGTCTCAGGGTCTCGGTCAATATATTGGATGTACCAGCCTTTGGGGGTTTCATCCACCTTGCAAAGGCCTTAAGAGAAGCATAGCACCATGGTTAAAACCTCCATTCCttggagcagtggttcccaaacttggcaactttaagacttgtggacttcaattcccagaattctccagccagcagaggagagctggctggagaattctgggattgaagtccacaagtcttaaagttgccaagtttaggaaCCACTGCCTTGGAGGAATAAGGAGGGAAGCTACAGAATTATACTCCCCATGTATAAACAGTCTTTACTTtactgcgccgaggtggcgcagtggttagagtgcagtactgcaggccacttcagctgactgctatctgcagtttgggggttctaatctcaccggctcaaggttgactcagccttccatccttccgaggtgggtgaaatgaggacccagactgtgggggcgatatgctgactctgtaaaccgcttagagagggctggaagccctatgaagcggtatataagtctaactgctattgctgtttacTCCCAATAAGACtgtagaaaataaatattatacaaaatgacTCAAATGTAGTGAAGActgttatacatagaatatatagaacattatatatagaatgaaaaaatgtatgaaataatataaatgcacacaCATAAAGTTATAGTTACAAAAGATTTGTATAGAtaaaaagaatcacaacagatatgtaacaaaatgtaatgttttgcaaagatgtgaagtttgtacaaacaaaaaaaaaagaaaaaaaaagaattatactcCCCAAAATTGGAAACCACCCTCCCCCCCTGTAAAGAATATCCACTGATTAATGGAAGATCCTGATGAGGAAAGAGACTCAGTCATGCGAGCTGCTTGGCAATTGCTTACTACCCCCGTTTCTCAACCGTGGGAActtaaagatggggggggggcttcaattcccagaatcccccagccatcattggggtcacccactctcatggccttccgaaaggctatcaaaacctggcttttccggcaggccttgggctgttgacctcatgactgaggtccagccccgaccagagtggatgtatgatgtggtttttaaactgtttcctctggttttaattctttttttgaagtttgtctttctgtaagccgcccggagtccttcgggattgggcggcctataaattgattaaattcaaattcaattcaatgtttTTTTCACAGGCACTCTGGCCTACAGGCTTGaactgagtccctctgggaatagggcggcatataaatacaataaacgtTCAAACCTTCAAACTCTAGATAGGCCTCCTCTAGCAGAGTGCTAAGAAGGCCTCATTCCACTTGGCTTCCCAACTGTCTATTGCAGGAGTTCCCAACTGGGGGTGTAAGACGATATCCTGGTGTGTGTGTCTTAGGAATATagttctaacggttgggttggcaatatataaatcatgtaacaatgttgtacctgtttctttaaatcatacagtAAAACACAGCACTgtgtttctgtatgctggtttgtgtgttctccaacacaactctcacaacgcttctctgaacgtactcacgctcccaatggggagcttccctaacagtgtgtgtgtgtgtgtgtgtgtgtgtgtgtgtgtgtgagagagagagagagagagagagagagagagagaacctggGTTTAGAAGCTTCAGAATTACAGCGTGTATACATAATTATGGACATATAATTATTTACTTCTGTAAGTGGTATAAgaatatagcagtgttccaatatattcaggggctgccacaaagaagagggagtgaaactattctccaaagcacctgcgggcaggacaagcagcaatgggtggaaactaatcaaggagagaagcaacttagaactgaggaaaggGTAGGGGAGCGCATTCCACACATAGTTTCGGCCAAAGTCGGAGCtgagattactacagcaggcttgtaaggagtgcacctcattggagaatgtgatttatgacacagactgagcggagggagggaacaggggcaaagttcagccataatttaaatgagatcagatctgactgcaatggggtattgccaaaatggtgttcctaataaatgactggatttcttttgaaactcggctcgaggctcatgaatttattagggcatctttcggaaacctgacagggTCCATGCAAGGAGAGCTTTTTACCTTCTCTCCCCAGCCACTTCGTAAAATCCGTCAGAGTCTCCCACTGCGTAGCATTCATATGGACGTGTTCCCGATGGCTGATATATTCATTATATACGATATTGTTGTGGACTCTCTTTGTTCCTgggaaaagaagggggggaaacaaCATCTTAATTAGAAGCAGAAGGTAAAGGCTTCCCTCGCATATAcgtgctggtcgttcctgactctagggggcggtgctcatctccgtttcaaagccgaagagccagcgctgtccgaagacgcctccgtggtcatgtggtcggcatgactcaacgccaaaggcgcacagaacgctgttaccttcccaccaaaggtggttcctattttttctacttgcatcttttacatactttcgaactgctaggctggcagaagctgggacaagtcacgggagctcactccgttacacggcgctagggattcgaaccgccaacctttctgatcgacaagctcagcgc
This genomic interval from Thamnophis elegans isolate rThaEle1 chromosome 7, rThaEle1.pri, whole genome shotgun sequence contains the following:
- the KIN gene encoding DNA/RNA-binding protein KIN17, yielding MGKTDFLSPKAIANRIKSKGLQKLRWYCQMCQKQCRDENGFKCHCMSESHQRQLLLASENPQQFMDYFSEEFRNDFLELLRRRFGTKRVHNNIVYNEYISHREHVHMNATQWETLTDFTKWLGREGLCKVDETPKGWYIQYIDRDPETIRRQQEQEKKKKQDLDDEEKTARFIEQQVRRGLEGKDQEEPVFTELNRENEEEKVTFNLNKGACTSAASAQQPKSSLLGPTVLKPSGTLLPLKRKETPLTSKQIKEKKKKKSALDEIIEFEEEKKKSARTDYWLQPEIVVKIITKKLGEKYYKKKAVVKEVIDKYTAVVKLTNSGDKLKLDQTHLETVIPAPGKKVLVLNGGYRGNEATLLGINEKSFSATVLIESGALKGRQVDGIPYEDISKLASVD